A window of the Brassica napus cultivar Da-Ae chromosome C5, Da-Ae, whole genome shotgun sequence genome harbors these coding sequences:
- the LOC111213144 gene encoding myrosinase 4-like — MFSTMECQKAQFFVIILVILFAVSSSKNVCNPACKAKEPFNCDNPLTFNRTSFPKNFTFGAATSAYQIEGASHRALNGWDYFTHRYPEKVPDHSSGDLACDSYDLYKEDVKLLKRMKAQAYRLSIAWSRILPKGRLIGGIDENGIKYYNNLINELKANGIEPYVTIFHWDVPQTLEDEYGGFLSRRIVEDYKNYAELLFQRFGDRVKFWITLNQPYSLASKGYGDGSYPPGRCTGCEFGGDSGTEPYIVAHNQLLAHAKTVALYRKRYQKLHGGKIGTTLIGRWFTPLNENSIRDTAAAKRAFDFFVGWFLDPLVYGRYPKILRQMVGPRLPKFTPQESKLVKGSLDFLGLNYYVTQYATNAPPSTKPSVITDPRVTLGYYRNGVPIGVQAPSFVYYPPGFRQILNYIKNKYGNPLTYITENGIGDLDMGNLTLPNALADNGRIQNHCSHIACLKCSIEDGCNVAGYFAWSLMDNYEFGNGYTLRFGMNWVNFTNPADRREKDSGKWFSKFIIKQ; from the exons ATGTTCTCAACCATGGAATGTCAAAAAGCTCAATTCTTTGTAATCATTCTTGTCATTCTCTTTGCGGTTTCAAGTAGCAAAAATGTTTGTAACCCGGCCTGTAAGGCTAAAGAACCGTTCAACTGCGACAATCCACTTACATTCAACCGAACTAGTTTTCCAAAGAACTTCACTTTTGGTGCGGCTACTTCGGCCTACCAG ATCGAAGGTGCTTCACATAGAGCACTTAACGGATGGGACTATTTCACTCATAGATATCCAG AGAAAGTGCCAGACCACAGTTCTGGAGACCTTGCTTGTGATTCGTATGATCTTTACAAG GAGGATGTCAAATTACTGAAAAGAATGAAGGCTCAAGCATACAGACTCTCAATAGCATGGTCAAGGATCTTACCAA AGGGAAGATTGATTGGAGGGATTGACGAAAACGGGATAAAATACTACAATAACCTCATCAATGAGTTAAAAGCAAATG GCATTGAACCGTACGTAACAATATTCCACTGGGATGTTCCCCAAACTCTAGAAGATGAGTATGGAGGTTTCTTGAGTCGACGTATAGT AGAGGACTACAAAAACTATGCCGAGCTTCTATTTCAAAGATTTGGAGATAGAGTCAAATTTTGGATCACTTTAAACCAGCCTTACTCTCTCGCAAGCAAAGGTTATGGAGACGGATCGTATCCTCCTGGACGGTGCACTGGCTGTGAATTTGGAGGAGATTCTGGAACTGAGCCTTATATAGTTGCACATAACCAACTTCTAGCTCATGCAAAAACTGTAGCATTATACCGAAAACGATATCAG AAATTGCATGGTGGTAAAATAGGAACGACCTTGATCGGGAGATGGTTCACCCCATTAAACGAAAATAGCATTCGTGACACCGCTGCTGCAAAGCGGGCATTTGATTTCTTCGTTGGatg gtTTTTGGATCCATTGGTTTATGGAAGATATCCAAAGATATTGCGACAGATGGTTGGACCTAGATTGCCAAAATTCACACCTCAAGAATCAAAGTTAGTCAAAGGATCACTTGATTTTCTAGGGTTGAACTATTATGTTACACAATATGCGACCAATGCACCTCCTTCTACAAAACCTAGTGTCATAACCGATCCAAGAGTTACACTTGGAT ATTACCGCAACGGAGTACCTATTGGTGTTCAG GCGCCCAGCTTCGTCTACTACCCTCCAGGGTTCCGTCAGATTCTAAATTATATCAAAAACAAATACGGAAACCCACTTACCTACATCACTGAAAACG GAATTGGAGATCTTGATATGGGAAACTTAACCCTGCCAAATGCTCTTGCTGATAACGGACGAATTCAAAATCATTGCAGCCATATTGCATGTCTCAAATGCTCTATCGA GGATGGATGCAACGTAGCAGGATATTTTGCATGGTCATTAATGGACAACTACGAGTTCGGAAATGGTTACACTCTCCGGTTTGGTATGAACTGGGTCAATTTCACTAATCCTGCTGATCGAAGAGAAAAAGATTCTGGAAAATGGTTTTCTAAGTTCATAATCAAACAATAA